In a single window of the Elaeis guineensis isolate ETL-2024a chromosome 8, EG11, whole genome shotgun sequence genome:
- the LOC140851131 gene encoding uncharacterized protein, translating to MPRTTPGAQPTIKSLLQNKEAVERCDLAVAKWMIDACVPFNAVNSKYYQCMIDAIASMGPGYKAPNFHSVRGYLLTKNVDEVKKYVESFRATWKKTGCTIMADGWTDQCRRTLINFLVYCPRGTVFLKSVDASDTSKTADMLYKLFKEIVMSVGFENVVHVVTDNAANYVAAGKKLEQDFPTLFWSPCAAHCLNLIMQDIGKLVSVKNTVAHAADITKYIYNHCYPLYLMKKFTGGKEIIRPAPTRFATNFIALQSILGHKDALRAMVTSREWTTSAYAKDSKGKKLTDDVLNSLFWNECATIVKLTEPLIRVLRIVDSDDRPSMGYLYHAMHQARDEMIKRFRRRKIVVEPYLRIVDSRWDLQLHQNLHAAGFWLNPCFQYDSELMDKHPRSVSGLLDVIERYLFGNPTLQGNLTNEMRLFRNAENDFGRSSAINDRSRLAPDKLVP from the coding sequence ATGCCCAGAACAACTCCTGGTGCTCAACCAACTATAAAAAGCTTGTTGCAAAACAAAGAAGCAGTTGAAAGGTGTGATCTTGCAGTGGCAAAATGGATGATAGATGCATGTGTGCCATTTAATGCTGTCAACTCTAAGTATTATCAGTGCATGATAGATGCAATAGCTAGTATGGGGCCGGGTTACAAAGCTCCAAATTTTCATTCTGTTCGTGGTTATTTGTTAACCAAGAATGTTGATGAGGTGAAAAAGTATGTTGAAAGCTTTCGTGCCACATGGAAGAAAACAGGATGCACAATCATGGCTGATGGATGGACAGATCAGTGTAGGAGaactttgattaattttttagtttattgtCCTAGAGGGACCGTATTTTTGAAAAGTGTGGATGCTTCAGATACCTCAAAGACAGCTGATATGTTGTATAAGTTGTTCAAAGAAATTGTCATGTCCGTTGGTTTTGAAAATGTGGTTCATGTAGTGACTGATAATGCTGCAAACTATGTTGCTGCAGGTAAAAAGTTGGAGCAAGACTTTCCTACACTTTTTTGGTCACCTTGTGCTGCTCATTGTCTTAATCTCATCATGCAAGACATTGGCAAGTTAGTTTCAGTGAAGAACACCGTAGCCCATGCTGCAGATAtcacaaaatatatttataatcattgttatcctttatatttgatgaaaaaatttactgGTGGAAAGGAGATAATTCGTCCGGCACCTACACGTTTTGCTACCAATTTTATTGCTTTACAAAGCATATTGGGCCACAAAGATGCATTAAGAGCAATGGTGACTTCTAGAGAGTGGACAACTTCAGCTTATGCTAAAGATAGTAAAGGAAAAAAGCTCACCGATGACGTGCTTAATTCTCTTTTTTGGAATGAATGTGCTACCATTGTTAAACTAACAGAGCCTTTAATTCGAGTTTTGAGGATTGTTGACAGTGATGATAGACCTTCAATGGGTTACTTGTATCATGCTATGCATCAAGCTAGAGATGAAATGATCAAGAGATTTAGAAGGAGAAAGATTGTAGTTGAACCTTATTTGAGAATAGTTGATTCTCGGTGGGATTTGCAATTacaccaaaatcttcatgcagcTGGGTTTTGGTTGAATCCCTGTTTTCAATATGACTCAGAACTTATGGATAAACATCCTCGTAGTGTTTCTGGACTCTTAGATGTCATAGAGAGATATTTATTTGGTAATCCAACCTTGCAGGGGAACTTAACTAATGAGATGAGATTATTTAGAAATGCAGAAAATGACTTTGGACGCTCATCGGCTATAAATGATCGAAGTCGCTTGGCTCCAGATAAGCTTGTTCCTTAG
- the LOC105050399 gene encoding plant intracellular Ras-group-related LRR protein 1, translating into MRMEGRKMVAAGEELEKAQKVDLSGLSLDALPNLSVNLTSITKLDLSNNNLGSIPESLTARLLNLVVFDVHSNQLKVLPNSLGCLSKLKVLNVSGNLIESLPKTIEDCRALEELIANFNKLSKLPDTIGFELTNLRKLAVNSNKLAFLPNSTSHLTSLRVLDARLNCLRSLPDDLENLTRLEVLNVSQNFQYLQSLPFSIGLLVSLVELDISYNKITILPHSMGCLTKLRKFHAEGNPLVCPPMEVVEQSVEAVREYLGAMMMKGSAVGSNSMRRTKWIGKLVRCGTFSGGMIRSNVGIGDEKDGFLLSDYRSIDGISSPRYVGMFSPRRLFSPFRASPRR; encoded by the exons ATGAGGATGGAGGGGAGGAAGATGGTGGCAGCAGGGGAGGAACTGGAGAAGGCCCAGAAGGTGGACCTCAGTGGATTGTCCTTGGACGCCCTCCCCAACCTCTCTGTCAACCTGACTTCTATCACCAAGCTTGACCTCTCCAACAACAATCTCGGG AGTATCCCCGAGTCGCTGACGGCGAGGCTACTGAACCTGGTGGTGTTTGATGTGCACTCTAACCAGCTGAAGGTGCTACCTAACTCCCTCGGGTGTCTCTCCAAGCTCAAGGTCCTCAATGTCTCTGGCAACCTTATCGAGTCCCTTCCCAAGACCATCGAGGACTGCCG GGCCTTGGAGGAGCtgatagccaacttcaacaagcTATCCAAGCTTCCGGATACCATCGGCTTCGAGCTGACCAACCTCAGGAAGCTCGCCGTAAACTCCAACAAGCTGGCGTTCCTTCCCAACTCGACCTCCCACCTGACCTCCCTCCGAGTCCTCGATGCCCGCCTTAACTGCCTTCGCTCCCTGCCTGATGACCTCGAGAACCTCACCCGCCTCGAGGTCCTAAACGTGAGTCAGAACTTCCAGTACCTCCAGTCCCTACCTTTCTCCATTGGCCTCCTCGTCTCCCTGGTCGAGCTCGACATCAGCTACAACAAGATCACCATCCTGCCCCACTCCATGGGATGCCTCACCAAGCTTCGTAAATTCCATGCGGAGGGCAACCCGCTCGTGTGTCCCCCCATGGAGGTCGTGGAGCAGAGCGTGGAGGCCGTTCGAGAATACCTCGGTGCAATGATGATGAAGGGGAGTGCAGTCGGCTCCAATTCGATGAGGAGGACGAAGTGGATCGGAAAGCTGGTGAGATGTGGGACATTCAGTGGTGGGATGATACGGAGCAATGTGGGGATCGGAGATGAGAAAGATGGGTTCTTGCTGTCGGATTACCGTTCGATTGATGGCATCTCATCCCCGAGGTACGTGGGAATGTTCTCGCCTCGTCGACTCTTCTCCCCATTCAGAGCTTCGCCACGAAGGTAA
- the LOC105050398 gene encoding probable WRKY transcription factor 17 — MAVDLMGYAKMDDKIAIQEAASAGLGSLEHLVFQLSHQKSPSDCREIADQTVSKFKKFISILNRTGHARFRRGPPPTAQPLTFSPAAPPQAKQPQPPPPPPPAPQALTLDFTKPNPTPCTGIAAVQYSKENFSISGQLSSASSSFLSSITGDGSVSNGKQVSSVLPPVAPAASAGKPPLSSSYKKCHGHAHSEVATGKYAASGVRCHCSKRRKSRVKRTIRVPAISSRMADIPQDEYSWRKYGQKPIKGSPYPRGYYKCSSVRGCPARKHVERASDDPSMLIVTYEGEHRHTQNPVPLSDRKLMVESS; from the exons ATGGCTGTTGACCTGATGGGCTACGCGAAGATGGACGACAAGATCGCGATCCAGGAGGCGGCTTCCGCTGGGCTCGGGAGCTTGGAGCACCTGGTCTTCCAGCTCTCCCACCAGAAATCGCCGTCCGACTGCAGGGAGATCGCCGATCAGACGGTCTCcaagttcaagaagttcatctcGATTCTCAACCGGACCGGCCACGCCCGCTTCCGCAGAGGGCCGCCTCCGACGGCGCAGCCCCTGACTTTCTCCCCGGCGGCGCCGCCGCAGGCGAAGCAGCCACAGCCGCCCCCTCCGCCTCCGCCGGCCCCCCAGGCCCTAACCCTGGACTTCACCAAGCCCAACCCGACCCCGTGCACCGGGATAGCCGCCGTCCAGTACTCAAAGGAGAACTTCAGCATCTCGGGCCAGCTCTCGTCGGCGAGCTCCTCCTTTCTCTCGTCGATCACCGGCGACGGAAGCGTCTCCAACGGCAAGCAGGTTTCGTCCGTCCTCCCTCCGGTCGCCCCCGCGGCCTCCGCCGGCAAGCCGCCGCTCTCGTCCTCCTACAAGAAGTGCCACGGCCACGCGCATTCTGAGGTGGCTACCGGAAAGTACGCTGCCTCCGGCGTTCGCTGCCACTGCTCCAAGAGAAG GAAATCTCGGGTAAAGAGGACGATACGAGTGCCAgcgataagctcgaggatggcgGATATCCCACAGGACGAATACTCGTGGCGGAAGTACGGACAGAAGCCGATCAAGGGTTCTCCTTATCCCAG GGGATATTACAAGTGCAGCAGCGTGAGGGGGTGTCCGGCGAGGAAGCATGTGGAGAGGGCGTCGGACGACCCTTCGATGCTGATCGTAACGTATGAGGGAGAGCATCGGCACACCCAGAACCCTGTTCCGCTGTCCGATCGTAAGCTCATGGTGGAGTCTTCTTGA